The following is a genomic window from Manihot esculenta cultivar AM560-2 chromosome 9, M.esculenta_v8, whole genome shotgun sequence.
TGTTGCACCCCCTTTTAACTTATAGGTCACAATCGGAACCTTGCGATCCTCTTACACGTTCATAACTTCGAAAAAATGTTCAACCTCTgccagccaatcaagaacagattccaCATCCAGcgaaccagaaaagttttgaaggtctatcttgATCTTGTAACCTTCCTGATAATTTTGTTGGGGATTTGTAGGCACAGGATTGACTGCCATAGGATTGGCGACTGGCTGTGGGTGTGCGGCGGCGGCGGGTTAGTGGATTTCCTGCTTCAGGGTcagctgtccgatcatctccctcaattctgccaaagatgccttAATCGCAGCAAGTTGCGCCTCTTGATTATCTGTCATGGTTAAACTttgctctaataccaatctgataaaggactatttagactccgttaggagttttaaccaatatcgtttggttaagatgaaataagagaaaaaatgagCTAGAAAACTAAAAGtgttattgaaattcctcaaaagattgaaaaagtgagtttctaataattAAGAtaggctatttataatataaacaaAATCCTAATAAGCAAGATTATaaaaatacctaaaatatctaaaaaaataattaaaatgcaaaattgactttCTAAACGATGGAATTTAACGTTTTAGAAAGTCGTGCATCCCTTTTCGAAAAATTATCATGGATTTCGAAAAGCTATCGTATCTCTATCGAACGTCGGCGGCAAAAATTAGACCCGATTCAAGTTTGCCGTAGATTCAAGTCTAGTTGTTTCATGTCGTAACATTTGTTTACAAAGCATTCTTCGAGGACTCTGAATGGCTCAGTTTACAGTTCCTCATAATCCGCATTCCACTTCTTCCAAACGAGATGATTCCATGCCAGTGTTGCTCATATTTCTCCGCAATGATTGTGATTCCTCTTGCAAATGAATCGTCTACTTTCTAGATACTAAACCATTACGCCGTAACCAAGTGTATCTTTGATAAGCATTACGAGAGGCAGGCCTGGGTTATATTTCAACACATACATATGCATCTCAAAAGAATTACTTGAATCCACCATATAATTTCTTACAAGGGCTGCTCAACTTATTATTAATGACATAACTGAAAATACAGGGAGATAAGTGTGATAAGGCCATTAATATAGAAACTAACTGTGCTTATTATTAGCTTACATCTAAGAGAGAGCTCGAAAGATACAAACCAAATCCCGCCACAGACCCTTCACCATACCATAACAATAGTGTAGTACAATGAGGGGAAGTCATCACATTGACTGTGCTACAGAACCCCTCAAAACACCAATATCAGCGATGGCAGATCCAGCAGCGTTAGTGTTCTGCTTGTCAAAGCAATAGGCAGGGGCTTGCCATTTTGCATCCTCAAGCGCAGCTCCCACTTCAAACGTCATCACATGGGCCTCCCTCCCTGCGCATCTACCACTACATAATTAAGAAATTCCCCAATCTCCACAAATAGCATCTAACTCTATAATGAATTACTTGTTtaaaatcaaaacaaacccgTGTAGAACACCCAATGAACGGGCCTCTTCGTCACTACATCTTCATAGTACCAAATGAAATCCACCTTCTGCCACACATTACACAGAAAGCCATCCACGTGTTTCTGACCAAGATACGTCGCTCCATCCAGCCAATTTGGGCGGAGTATCCCAACCTCCACCTGGGCAGAGGAACACTCCTTATTGGAATCCAAGGTGTAAAAGAAGGAAGTTCCGTTGTTCCACTCTAGGTCGTAGAGTAGCTTACCCAGCTGGTGCTGGATGATGTTGAAGTTTCTTCCGTTGGGCCAATCGTACCAGAGATCGATCTTTTGGAGGATCCCGCTGTAATTCATAAACAGAATAGCGTGGAACTGGTGCGGCCATGGCGTAGGAGTAGGTTCTCCTTCTGGGGATGATCTGGTCAACGGAGACAAGGAGAAGACGAGGAGGAGGATCAGGATAGAGAGAGAGGTAGAGGCAGTGGTGGAGATGGGCTTGAATGCGAGGAAGGCCATTGTTTGTTTGGGGATTTGCGGCTAACTGCTTCCGTTCAACAACGCGTGGCATGGCATGGCATCTTGTAATCACTCCAttttcactatttttttttcttgtcatTACAATTTACTTTTAACTGCctgcttcatttatttttaattatataattttatcgaTCACATATTTTATATAgattaatcttttaaataaattttatttcaaattgtatATGATATTCAAGtcatttaaattattcttaaatAAATAGGCTCAAAGGACaaacaatttttataaatatatttatttatgaataagtttttatttattgttaatGAAATGAAACCGTTATGGAAATTGATTTAATAGCTCTACTTTTGCTTTCTATAATTTAAGACAAATAATAAATAGATTTGTTTAATGTATATTCTATATTGGTcattaaaatttagtaatattAAATTGATTAGCTACCTTTTCCCGCtacccttttcttttcttttctttactcGGGTAGCTTTGCCTTGTAGATCTTTAAGAGTATATTTTCTTTTACAATTAGAAAGAGTCCACAATTGCGAAAGAATGGCAAGTCCATGTTAATGGGTGGCATTTGTTTGTGTTATTCAAGTATTAGCCACACCCTTCTAGAAAATTAATATAcccattattaatttttttttttctttgtagtTCTCTGTTTCTCCAATTGtacaagaaaaacaaaaaagagaatTCATCCTACCATatgaaattttctttaaatctttAACCTTTGATGAAATATTGTCTGTCTAATTAATATGTCTTATATGTAATTCAGCTATTAATTATGAAccatttttagttttaattcctTGTAATTTAGAATTCATTGTTGGTAAATGTTGAGTATACAAACAAATTAACCATTACATATAATTGATAACCTCTCAAACAATTACTTCAACTTTGGTCACCATCCACCGGCAATTCCAatgatgaatatatatatatatatatatatctagatatataaaaaacgagaatgtaatgtaatacatttttattttggacatatatatatatataatattatcagTAAACACATagataaactttatttttttgggTGGGTGAATTATgcacttatatatatattagttatataattaaaaaactcGACTTGGTATTGGTTATGACTTTAGATAAAATGGAATCAGGGACTAGGCACTGCAGTTGATGTAGTAACTCCAGCTTCGGCTTCATCTTCAGTTCCAGCTCTAATTCCAGGGCATAAAGCCATGCATAAGAAAGATTTTTGTTGACAGCCATAAATACATGCGAGTGAAATGAAGTCTCTATAAATTGTTTTGCAGGCATGAACGCATGATAACAGTCGATGGCTGCACCTGATGATGCAACGAGAGCTGTCCACCGTCTGCCCCAGATCGTCCGCCTTCACATTGCCCCATGTTCCTACTCCTACCAACACACTCACCACCACCACTGTAACCCATTTCATAATTGTTCCTCTACTCATTTTCACCTAATTTCTTTTAGCTATAGGTTGCACCTTTCACGCTATTCTCcactattatattatattatattatattatatatatatatatatatatattaatcattACGTGATTGAAAGATTTCCGCATATGTTGCATCACATTCCGGATGCATgactatttatttataatcaactatataaataaacatgcatttagcatGATTCTAACGGAAAATTAGAGAttgaatttgagattttttaaagtttaatttaatgtatttattattGAGTTAAACGGGTGAGTTCTAATTTATCTTACTTActtttgttattaatatttttttatcaattttcatgcattgaaattattttatttttgtactaagattatatttgttttatagaaaatatttttcaacaaaaatattttataaattttttaatatttaaaattttaaaaaaattaaatcattctgAAAGAAATCCCTCTCTTCCAAAAAGTAAATCattctttatattttcaaaatcttattaatacgtttttagtaatatttttttatttttaaattaaaattgagaataaattattttattaaaaaatattttttattataaaatatattttttaaataaaatttattttctacaaatttctattaaagtaaaatatatttctCACTCAATGTCATGTATTCATGGTAAATAATATGTAAACTTGATTTTATATATcctaaaatataattatgaattttaatcGGATTGAACGATTTGaaagaaatgaaaaaataaaaaaaatttaaatgaagaaagtaataatatttttttaaaaataaatatattttatttttcttacagCAAAATAAAAGATGATTCGTTTTAATTGGATTGTCGCAAACCATAAACATCCAAGTATCTGATCTCTAACAATATTTATACAAAATGATAATCGAAAAACTTTAGAACCGTTTTAAGTGTTTGAGAAAGCAAGAGATTCTGAGTGCTAACTTTTTATCTTTCTTATAAATTCTGTAGGCTCTCAAAAGTGTTTTTGACAGTATAGACACAAGTTTTCATGAGAGACccttttatactaaaattttgaaatttcagtataataatatttatttatttatttaactaaataaataaataaattataatcataGTCCAAAACTTTAATAAACagacatataaattttaaacaattttagttaaatctctacttaattaattagatcaaatttcaaattacaattttatcccaatgtcaatttatatataataaagttctacttgatttaacttctcattttattttctcatgcaATTCTATATGTGTGTGACCCATTAGGTTTCAAATATATtggcaataaatataattaactaattaattaatttgaatgtCAAGAATATTGTCTTACAATATGTTAAAACTATTCAAATATTCAGAATATTAAAAATGGTTTAACTTAAACTTTCAGTGTATGGTTTGTCAGTATAATTAATACCCATTTATCACAAATATCCCAATTTAACACTTGATATATGGTATATATCTGCaatgttaaatcatattagttctcATTTATTAGCCATTGACTAATTGAATGAAATTCTAAATCTCATTTGCTATTTTCATTCTATCTTACGCAATGATTTCATGATCAATGCTAGTATAGAACAAATGAGATATTCCCTAATTTAAGTTAGGATAATGAATCTTATCTCAATCACATAAGTACTTTCATATAGTTTCTAATATATTCAATTCATCCCCATTTATTACTCATGAACCAAGTAATATATAAGatgaatcaaaacataaaagttcctatataaaattatttattgatttcaagtcaaAGGATCATTTACACAATCATCACTTGAGTAATCCACAGacacaaattatttaatttctatagggATTTCTTAGGCGAGTCAGTTCTGTGAACTTATTTATAAAGTAAACACCTACATATTAGTTCTAGATATCTCATATATCTCAATCTATGAGATCAGTTGCTTCTTTTAACATGAAAGAACATAGTATGTACAAGTATCAACAGCTCTAATCATTGTCCAATCATGATAAGAAATCGACGAGAAATATTTGGAGACGATATTTAAATGCAATAgaaatctcacaattataaccacattatattttctttgcacagtaatatagtctcatggattttatttttgctcgaaattcaattaaattaacactaaaataaataatgatatttatgtagtgcatttaaatacttaaaatatatgaaGAATAATATCCAACTACAACCAACAGATTGGTTGTAGTGCATATTACTAACAATCTCTCATTTGCACTAAAACCAATCACCCATATGACTTATCCAATAAGTATAAATATAGTGATTATGTTTCTACTGAAATAATGTCTTAGTAAGAGAATTTTTAAGATTTTCATTAGTGGAACTCGCTTTACCTTCACATCTTTTCTTTCAATGATCTCTCTAACTGTTTGGAACCACATAAGTATATATTTGGATCTTTAATGAGACCTAGATTCCATTGCTTATGCAATGGCTCTATTATTATCATAGTTCAATATAACTGGATCAACAATGTTAGGAATCAAACTTGTTTGACTGTTTCGTCAAAATAAATATTCCAACTCCGCGAAGTTTGCTTAAGTCCATAAATAGACCTTTGCAATTTGCATACCTTATTAGGAAATTTCTTGGATTCAAAAGCTTCAGGTTgcgtcatgtacacatccttaAGAAGATTTCCATTTAGGAATGTTGTTTCCACATCTATTTGCCAAATTTCATAGTCATGTAATACTGATATTGTAAGTAAAATCCTTATGGATTTAAGCATAGCTACCGGTGAAAAGGTTTTATCAAAGTCAACACCTTGTCTTTATCTGTAATCTTTAGCAACTAGCTTGGCTTTGTACGTTTGTACATTGCATTCTTTGttaatttttctcttaaaagTTCACTTGTACCCAATAGGTTTTGTTCCTTGGTGCATCAACCAAAGTTATATGAAATCCATTTCAAATTTCATTGCTTCAAGCCAATTTAAAGAATCAATATCAGACATAACTTCTTCATAGCTATTAGGCTTATCGAGTATAAGTGAACCCTCATTATGAGTCTCCACAAGAAAGTCTAACATTATTAAAGCATGACTTGTCCTAATATATATTTTCGGTGGTATTTCAGCTTGTGTATCTACAGTAAATGTTACAGTATATGGTTCTTGTTCCATTTGGATGTTTGTTTATGGTTCTTGAACTTATTCAAGTTTTATCTGACTCCTATTGTTTCTTTCAAATAAATGCTTTTCTAGAAAGACAACATGTTTTGAAAAAAACACCTTTTCTCAATGAGATGATAGATGTAATATCCAATAGTTTCTTTTGGATATTCCACAAACTTACATTTATTTGACGCTTCACATAAGCATCATATTTCTAAATCTTAATGTAAGATAAGATTGACTTTTTATTAGTCTACATCTCATATGCGATCTTATCAACAGATTTGGATAGAAATATATCGTAGTTTATAAGGTATTTTCCAAAAGGGATAAGATAAGTCTGCAagcctagtgccggtagcagttcgatttccgggctgttacagattcaTTATGGATCGTACTCTAAAAATATACAGTTTCTCCTTCCTAAAACTCCATTGTGTTTTCATGTTCCAGATGAAGTTTATTGTGAGAAAATCTCATTCTCTATTAGATAATCACAAAATGCTtgactcaaatattcaccagCTCGATCAAATGTAAGTGATTTAAATACTTTTATCAGTCTGATTTTCAActtcaaatttgaattatttGAACTTTTTAAATGATTcagatttatatttaattaaattcacaTAACTAATGTAGTATAGTTATCTATGAATGTAATGAAATATGTGTACCCACCTATAGCTAGATAGTCATTGGTCCACATATATCTATATGtatgatagcggttgtcgaaaccgtcaaaaataaatctattattaatcaacaaataaatttgcagatagtggcaatagggtcgaaccgcAGGAATTTGACACCaaatatcttcctaataatgactaaggcaagtaaatagcaaaaataaaaaaagggggttttattttgaagatgtactaaagctaattaacaatagaaagcaaataatttaaggatgagtaaatcaataagagaaaagcttctagttgaagtatggatctatttcagactgtttagaattgatcattgattctttaacactcatatttatttcaataaattagtttaggatgtggaagacgcttctcacaatccaaattcctccttagttctagtttgattaggaaacgttcgctaatcaaacactagttaacaagttgccaaggaacgtccttggggcttttagcatcgaacaactgttaactgcattaagacttagagaaacctaattctaaccttgccaaccgcgtggtcaagtttagattatgcaacttgattaaatgtgtgtttaaataatctaagcaattacggacctaaattattcaaataattgttactcaagcaattaaaagcaatatgcctaaattgattctaaaagcaaagcaagcaaagcaacaattatagaaagatcaaattgcataaatattgaaaataaatagaagtttaacaatggagatttaaatctcccaattaatcacaaatctaaattttccaacttcaactagaaaggaattgTTTTAGCCATTCATGGTAtataaaaatacacaaaagaaagaagaaaggaagaaggagacaAGCTTGCTGTGCTTTCTGCAGAATTTCTGCTGTGGAGAGAAGATGATGTGTTTGCTGGTTTGGgctgcctccttttataggtgagtaATCCCAATCCAATTAGGTTTTGGAATCCTAAATTGGATTGGTCATTGTCTTTTATCTCTTCTTTAATTGtgaataaatcttcttcttgagGAGGTCTATCTTGAGAGTGACTCTTTGAGATGCcctaggattgatcttgaaATGTTTGAGAGGGGTTAGgacttctttattttaaatcttgaatttctacactttcccgcctctgctgtcaatttctgctgtcaatgtgattggggcggtgatttgggcagatcgctgccccaatcgctttctgtgagtcagtccagtttttagctttctgtctctgcttcctcgcttgatttgggcagtgatttgggcaaatcgtcaTGCACAAATCATTTCTGcgtgttgcctccgggtttctatTCCTGCGGGTGACTTGGCCAATTCATTGACCCAATCAGTCTCCTGTGAGATAGTTCAGGTTTatgctttagcttgatctgggcagtgatttggccaagttactgacccaatcacttttcttgtcattttctgcactttttctccagttttccaatttcttccttttctacaaaaacaagataaaaaccataaattaagctgaaaaatatgtaaataagcaataataaatataataaaaatgtggctaaattatgcttgatcaatgtATAAGACTTAATGATTCTTGTGACCATTTACCTTTTCCTTTAAAAGGTATTTTGATCATTTTACCAATTAAACAAGTTTCACAAGTTTCGTACGATTCATAATCAAATGGACCAATGATATCCATCTTTATGTAACTTAGCTTGTTTCATTTATGTGGCCAAGTCTACAATGTTAAAATTGAGATAGAAGTTGATTATTTAATTTGAGtcttttgttatttaaattGAGAATAGGCCTTTcagaataaatattatatagatcatctatataaatttaagttCCATAATAAGCTCCTTTATTATAAAAGAACAAGTATTGTTCTCAATAATAAACTTTAATCCATCATTCAAGATTAAAAAATGAAACTGAGATAATATTTCTGCGAAGTGTTagaattaggggtgagcattcggtcggttcgattcaaaaccgaatcgaaccgaataaacaaAAAACccaaattttagtgtttatgaaaactgaaccgaattgattttgattagaaactgaatcgaaccgaaccagtctgattcgtttcgattcggttctgtttgatcggtttcgatttttaataatttttttattttttacactttatttttagtatttacaaatttaattaaaatattttaattttaatatgatttaatttctctatattattgaaaaaacatattattatcactaatcggttcggttcggttttttcggtttttttctaatcaaaatcgaaccgaattgaaataactgaaattaaaaaccgaaccgaaatgtataaaaatcgaatcaaatttttaaatcgattcggttcgatcggttttttcggtttgaaccgaatactgctcacccctagttagaatataataacaattattCAATTCTAATACTAAGCTAGAAGGTAAAGGCATGTAATAAATACCTACGGCTAATGTAGCAACCCTTGGTTCACTTGTCACTCATATGTCTACCTCTCCTTTTCTCAATCATAAATATACCTTAAGTTTAGAACTCATGTTAGCTAACATCATACATGTAGCTTGCATATCATCATCAATATGATGATCGTATTTGTCCTTAGCATCATCACTAGCATTCTCATCAGGAACATCAGATATGTTTTGATCGGAAACATATAACCTCTTTTCTTGCTTGAGAACCATTCTCAAATTGCAATACCAATACAAAAAGTTCAGTTTAGTTAATTTGTTAGCATTAAGTATGCTACGCAAAAATAGATTATTACTTATGGTGGAAAAAGATCTACAAAtgcagaaataataataattagtctcatatatttttctaatttttagataaggctttaatttttaattagtctCCTACTATTTTGTTCAAATTTGTCCATAACCATTTATCAtgcaaataaatcatattaaatatatataaattaatcattaatttattttatatttattattagtcTCGTGtgctaaaattaaaagttaaataatttaatattttaattttagagtcaaatgaaaaataatttatgaataaataattttattcagaCTTCTAATCATATTCCTCTCGATTCAGATGAATGATTTTGCAAGAATTCTTgcaaaattatttatgatttgatatctatatataatgaaattcattcaaattaaaaaattttaatatttttttattccaaacaagatttttgaaagaaaagaatttaattaaattggattcttataaaatttgtaATTTCAAATGGAGGATTAGAAAATCAATTTTAAcagtaaattataaaatgtaatttgatgtcattaatttttaaaattaatttaatgaataaaataattttattcatatttctaatcaaattaaaaaatatactaaaattaattttaattactattaaaatatttaaatggatcaaattaataaaatctattttaaattaaatagccatttaatttaaagaccgaaaataatttttaaatatattttcagcCCAAAAAGACTTCCTTGAAAACTTTCAAAATATATTTCTCACATCAATGTCATGTATTTATGGTAAATAATAtgtaaatttgattttatatatcCTAATATTGGCTTTAATTGGATTaaacacaataaaaaaaataaaaaatattttttttatcaatatagATCACGTTTAaacgaaaaaaataataatatttaaaaaaaataaatattttttatttttcttgcagCAAAATACGAAATCATtcgttttaattgaattattgcaAA
Proteins encoded in this region:
- the LOC110621869 gene encoding uncharacterized protein At4g14100, translated to MAFLAFKPISTTASTSLSILILLLVFSLSPLTRSSPEGEPTPTPWPHQFHAILFMNYSGILQKIDLWYDWPNGRNFNIIQHQLGKLLYDLEWNNGTSFFYTLDSNKECSSAQVEVGILRPNWLDGATYLGQKHVDGFLCNVWQKVDFIWYYEDVVTKRPVHWVFYTGREAHVMTFEVGAALEDAKWQAPAYCFDKQNTNAAGSAIADIGVLRGSVAQSM